One window of the Candidatus Rokuibacteriota bacterium genome contains the following:
- a CDS encoding ABC transporter substrate-binding protein yields the protein ILNPRAVKERGKAYGRHPVGTGPFKFVEWKEADYILLERNPNYWETDSAGNRLPYLDKVLLKFIIEPSTLVAALKTGEVDGVNFVHPQFVADLRRDPKLNVFTAVGGNWRCLHMNIAKEPFSDKNLRKAVAFAIDRKEILKRVEFDEGIVAHGPISPPMGPFYDPAFETGKNGQYYDLEQARALVRQSRYPNGAEVMLLSNNAGYGPRQAEVLQAQLAKIGIKVNIQLADSPTFRRRWLQERQWDLVQIQWDADLDPDETLYPELHSGETWNAGRWVNKDFDRMVEAARSEADQKKRKRFYEEAVRLIIEDAPVAIMLHVNEQKVFHKYVKNFQMIPANLINMHAVWLDKA from the coding sequence ATCCTCAACCCGCGGGCAGTCAAGGAGCGCGGGAAAGCCTACGGGCGGCATCCCGTGGGCACCGGGCCGTTCAAGTTCGTCGAGTGGAAGGAAGCCGACTACATCCTCCTGGAGCGGAACCCGAACTACTGGGAGACCGATTCAGCGGGGAACCGGCTCCCCTACCTCGACAAAGTGCTCCTGAAGTTCATCATCGAGCCCTCGACGCTGGTCGCCGCGCTCAAGACCGGCGAGGTGGACGGGGTCAACTTCGTGCATCCCCAGTTCGTCGCCGACCTGCGGCGCGACCCGAAGCTCAACGTCTTTACGGCGGTCGGCGGGAACTGGCGGTGCCTGCACATGAACATCGCCAAAGAGCCGTTCAGCGACAAGAACCTCCGCAAGGCGGTCGCCTTCGCCATCGACCGCAAGGAGATCCTCAAGCGCGTGGAGTTCGACGAGGGGATCGTCGCCCACGGCCCCATCTCTCCCCCCATGGGCCCGTTCTACGATCCGGCCTTCGAGACCGGCAAGAACGGCCAGTACTACGACCTGGAGCAGGCCAGGGCCCTGGTCAGGCAGTCGCGCTACCCCAACGGGGCCGAAGTCATGCTCCTGAGCAACAACGCCGGCTACGGTCCCCGGCAGGCCGAGGTCCTCCAGGCCCAGCTCGCCAAGATCGGCATCAAGGTGAACATCCAGCTCGCCGACTCCCCCACCTTCCGCCGTCGCTGGCTTCAGGAGCGGCAGTGGGACCTGGTGCAGATCCAGTGGGACGCCGACCTGGACCCGGACGAGACCCTGTACCCGGAGCTCCACTCCGGGGAGACGTGGAACGCCGGCCGCTGGGTGAACAAGGACTTCGACCGGATGGTCGAGGCGGCGCGGTCCGAGGCCGACCAGAAGAAGCGCAAGCGCTTCTACGAGGAGGCTGTCCGCCTGATCATCGAGGACGCGCCCGTGGCCATCATGCTCCACGTCAACGAGCAGAAGGTCTTCCACAAGTATGTGAAGAACTTCCAGATGATCCCGGCCAACCTCATCAACATGCACGCGGTCTGGCTGGACAAGGCGTAA
- a CDS encoding response regulator produces MLDSRDAQQIETAETVRRMAAGVFHSLNNLFATLLTHSSLLLLSLERGRWTPAELTEGLQIIARHVTRGSEILRRLRALTGARAEQPVTRVEVNGVIREVVALTDSLIRQARTRSVPIEVRLDLEEVPPVVGRPSELVEVLVNLIVNAIEAMPEGGILTLESTLDGNDVLLRVADTGVGIADEIKAQLFTPFFTTKAGGTGLGLSVSREIVRRHGGDLLADSIEGEGSHFTIRLPAATGSPGKTVVPPPGWRVLVVDDDRFFREVLVEVLATAGYEVKGAAGGQEALACLKREPYDLVLADIVMPDITGWEVARAARAHDPTTVVILFSARSIRPEDPSLREIGANAFLEKPFRVPELIGAVRAALANRRETDCPTMAGPKGLAQTRANPFGRFRPPSGA; encoded by the coding sequence ATGCTCGACTCGCGCGATGCCCAGCAGATCGAGACGGCGGAGACGGTTCGCCGCATGGCCGCAGGGGTCTTCCACAGCCTGAACAACCTCTTCGCGACCCTGCTCACGCACAGCAGTCTCCTCCTCCTTTCTTTGGAAAGGGGTCGGTGGACGCCGGCGGAGCTCACCGAAGGGCTCCAGATCATCGCGCGTCACGTGACGCGAGGGAGCGAAATCCTCAGGCGCCTGCGCGCGCTCACGGGTGCGCGCGCGGAACAGCCGGTCACGCGTGTGGAGGTAAATGGCGTCATCCGGGAGGTCGTAGCGCTGACCGACTCCCTGATTCGTCAGGCCCGGACGCGGTCGGTGCCCATCGAGGTCCGCCTGGATCTGGAGGAGGTCCCGCCGGTGGTGGGCCGGCCTTCCGAGCTAGTCGAGGTGCTCGTCAATCTTATCGTCAACGCTATTGAGGCGATGCCGGAGGGAGGGATCCTGACGCTCGAGAGCACGCTCGACGGGAACGACGTCCTGCTCAGGGTCGCCGATACGGGAGTCGGAATCGCCGACGAGATCAAGGCCCAGCTGTTCACACCATTTTTCACGACCAAGGCAGGCGGTACTGGCCTTGGGCTCAGCGTGTCACGGGAGATCGTGCGCCGTCACGGGGGCGACCTTCTGGCTGACAGCATAGAGGGTGAAGGGAGCCACTTCACCATTCGGCTCCCAGCCGCTACGGGCAGCCCGGGGAAGACGGTGGTGCCGCCTCCGGGATGGCGTGTCCTTGTTGTGGACGATGACCGTTTCTTCCGGGAGGTCCTGGTCGAGGTGCTCGCGACCGCCGGCTACGAGGTCAAGGGCGCCGCTGGGGGGCAGGAGGCCCTCGCCTGCCTTAAGCGCGAACCCTACGATCTCGTCCTCGCTGACATCGTGATGCCGGATATAACCGGCTGGGAAGTGGCCCGGGCCGCCCGCGCCCACGATCCCACCACGGTGGTGATTCTCTTCAGCGCTCGGAGCATCCGACCCGAAGACCCCTCGCTGCGCGAGATCGGGGCGAACGCGTTTCTGGAGAAACCCTTCCGCGTGCCGGAGCTGATCGGAGCCGTGCGGGCCGCGCTGGCAAACCGAAGGGAGACGGACTGCCCGACTATGGCCGGGCCGAAGGGGTTAGCGCAAACCCGCGCTAACCCCTTCGGGCGTTTTCGCCCGCCTTCCGGCGCCTGA
- a CDS encoding response regulator transcription factor — translation MTQRVRTDDEPLRVLVADDSQDAIAQIGLWIRERWPSAELFSALTPEEAIKTAVQERIENLVLDLDFGAQKNSGVVIARRVLEARWDDKDIRTRILFRTVHAHDAGYLHQVEKLIAEERYRPAAWGLLDKGSVPKRLVQNCVEQVFIYEVSFTEIFNQQLKNSPSRELSDVEFTVLIYVCLGVTNDGIAWLLGTSRQSVERIVSGLYRKLGIPSRHEAWRGVPTLLESRTRVYWEAVTRGLVNPHLLREEEAALREVIKGRLPPSDRLYVNPEWLQAET, via the coding sequence ATGACACAGCGGGTGCGGACGGACGACGAACCCCTCAGGGTATTGGTGGCTGACGACTCGCAGGACGCCATCGCCCAGATCGGTTTGTGGATCCGCGAACGGTGGCCGTCGGCGGAGCTGTTCAGTGCCTTGACACCCGAGGAGGCGATCAAGACCGCGGTGCAGGAGCGAATCGAAAACCTGGTGCTCGACCTTGACTTCGGTGCCCAGAAGAACTCTGGCGTGGTGATCGCGCGGAGGGTCCTCGAGGCAAGGTGGGACGATAAGGACATCCGGACGCGCATCCTCTTTCGAACGGTCCACGCCCACGACGCGGGATACCTCCATCAGGTGGAAAAGCTGATCGCTGAAGAGCGGTACAGGCCCGCCGCCTGGGGCCTGCTGGACAAGGGATCGGTGCCGAAGCGACTGGTGCAAAACTGCGTGGAGCAAGTGTTTATTTACGAGGTGTCCTTCACCGAGATATTCAACCAGCAGTTGAAAAACTCGCCGTCGCGGGAGCTGAGCGACGTGGAATTTACCGTCCTGATTTATGTGTGCCTGGGAGTGACGAATGACGGGATCGCATGGCTCCTCGGGACATCGCGGCAGAGCGTGGAGCGGATCGTGAGCGGCTTGTATCGGAAGCTGGGCATCCCGTCGCGACACGAGGCCTGGCGGGGCGTGCCCACGCTGCTTGAGAGCCGGACGCGGGTCTACTGGGAGGCGGTCACGCGCGGCCTGGTGAATCCGCATCTGCTGCGGGAGGAAGAAGCGGCGCTCCGGGAGGTCATCAAAGGCCGTCTCCCGCCGTCCGACCGCCTGTACGTGAACCCGGAGTGGCTCCAGGCCGAGACGTAG
- a CDS encoding glycosyltransferase family 2 protein has product MERVLFWLSALLLGYTYLGYPALIRVWAWLRPRPVRRRRGEPAVSVLIAAHNEAARITRRLENLLSLNYPRDRLEIVVGSDGSTDGTAELARSYEHAGVTVISFETRRGKPAVLSDLVPKARGEIVLLADARQVFEPGSLRELVEPFVDPGVGAVSGELMLGRAADGPAVGEGVGVYWRYEKFIRRNESCVDSTVGATGAIYAIRRELFEPLAVDTILDDVLIPLRIARRGYRVVFEPRARAWDRVAASAREEFARKVRTLSGNFQLFAREPWLLNPFQNRLWLQTVSHKGLRLLTPLLQVVALGATLGMADGFLYRSALAGQIAFYAAALAGYGLRDARRKIPLLTVPYIVCLLSLATAAGFFRFITRRQRVTWEKGEA; this is encoded by the coding sequence GTGGAGCGGGTCCTCTTCTGGCTCTCCGCCCTCTTGCTGGGCTACACCTACCTCGGGTATCCCGCTCTCATCCGGGTGTGGGCCTGGCTCCGGCCCCGGCCGGTGCGCCGGCGGAGGGGCGAACCGGCCGTGAGCGTGTTGATTGCGGCGCATAACGAGGCCGCCAGGATCACGCGCAGGCTCGAAAATCTCCTCTCGCTCAACTATCCCCGAGACCGCCTCGAGATCGTGGTGGGGTCCGATGGCTCCACCGACGGTACGGCCGAACTGGCCCGGAGCTACGAGCATGCCGGGGTGACGGTCATTTCATTCGAGACGCGCCGCGGGAAGCCCGCGGTGCTGAGCGACCTGGTGCCGAAGGCGCGCGGGGAGATCGTGCTTCTGGCCGATGCGCGGCAGGTCTTCGAGCCAGGCAGCCTTCGCGAGCTGGTGGAGCCGTTCGTGGACCCCGGCGTCGGCGCGGTGAGCGGTGAGCTGATGCTGGGTCGAGCGGCGGACGGCCCGGCCGTGGGCGAAGGGGTGGGCGTCTACTGGCGGTACGAGAAATTCATCCGGCGAAACGAGAGCTGCGTGGACTCGACGGTGGGCGCAACAGGCGCCATCTACGCGATCCGCCGGGAGCTGTTCGAGCCGCTCGCCGTGGACACGATCCTGGACGACGTCCTGATCCCGCTGCGGATTGCGCGTCGGGGGTACCGGGTGGTGTTTGAGCCGCGCGCGCGGGCGTGGGACCGGGTCGCGGCGTCAGCCCGGGAAGAGTTCGCGCGGAAGGTTCGCACCCTCTCGGGAAACTTCCAGCTCTTCGCGAGGGAACCCTGGCTCCTGAATCCGTTCCAGAACCGCCTGTGGCTCCAAACCGTTTCCCACAAGGGCCTCCGGCTCCTCACCCCGCTCCTTCAGGTCGTGGCGTTGGGGGCGACCCTGGGGATGGCGGACGGCTTCCTCTACCGCTCGGCGCTGGCGGGGCAGATCGCGTTCTACGCGGCAGCGCTGGCCGGGTATGGGCTCCGGGACGCGAGACGGAAAATCCCGCTCCTGACCGTTCCGTATATTGTCTGTCTCCTGAGCCTGGCCACGGCGGCTGGGTTCTTCAGGTTCATCACGAGGCGCCAGCGCGTGACATGGGAGAAGGGGGAGGCGTGA